Part of the Geobacter pickeringii genome, CCGCCTCGATCTGGAGAATTACGTCTCCGCAGGTGTCGGGAGACCAGTAGAAGGTCTTTCCCACCGGGAAGTTGTGGTTGACGAGGCTCTGGGCCTGGCCGGCGCACTGCAACTCCAGCTTCGTGCCGTGGGGCTTGATCCGGGCCTCGGCGTTGGCGTCGGTGGGAAGTCCCTTGATCGCCACGGTGTAGTTGGGCTGGCGTCCCGCGGCGCCGGCCTGCACCTGGGCTCCCCTGGCCAGGAAGGCGAAGAGGGAGCCTTCGAGGGGGAGCGCACCGCCGAGGGTCTGCCGGGGGGCGTAGCCCGACGCGGTGCCGCGGACGAAGGGGGCGGCGGGCCCCTTGATGAAGCGCCAGGCGAGGCCGTCGGGGCCGAGGAGAATCGGTCCTGCCTGCTGGGGTGTCATGCCGAGGGTGGCGGCCAGGACCTGCTCCTCCCAGAGGGTCTGGAGCTGGCTCGCCGATTCGCGGCGGACGTAGGCCCAGAGGTAGTCGAGGGGGCCGGTTACGAGGCGCCAGAATACCTCGTCGCCGCTGCTCCCTGCCACGCTGGCTTTCAGGCGGCCGGCGGCGTTCCAGCCGGCGTAGAAGGGGCTCTTGCCGGTGGCCGGGTCGTCGCCGAAGGTCTGGGAGGCGAGCTGGAATGCCTGCTGTCGCGACGAGGCGGCCGGGGCGATGGCGGCAAGGGCCGCCTGGTACTCCTGCCATGCCCGCGATGTCGCCAGGGGCGTTTCGATGTTCTTGGCCATCGCCTCGGCACCGAGCTTCTGGCCCAGGGTGCCGATGAGGTGCCTGCCGCCGTCGGTGGCCCGGGTGACCGCGCCGGGGGCGGCAGTGCCGGCCCGGGCCGTCTGGAGGGCGTAGAGCTGGGCCACGAAGGGGGGGGCCCCTTCTTTGCCGACGAGGGGGATCAGTTCCTGGGCCATCCGGTTCAGGAGGGTGAGGTACGGCCCCTGGTCGGTGGCCATCCGCGTTGCCGCCTGCTGCCACTCCCGGGAACCGCGGAGCCGCTCGGCACCCCGGGGAAAGGCGGCGGCGAACCCCTGCCATGAGGCCAGGGCTGCGTTGCGGTGCCAGGCGGCAAGCCCCTGGCGGGGAGCCGCCAGAAGGCGCTGGTCGCCGAGGGCCGCCTCCAGCTCCCGGACGAGGCCGTCGAGCTGCTCTTTCCCCTTGCGGGAGAAGGAGGGGGGGACGCTCCGTTCGCCGGCAACGGGGATGCTTCCGCCCCAGAACTCCGCCAGGGTCACGGCGGGGAGCCCCGCGTGCCGGTCGACCCAGGGGGCAAGCCAGGCAAGGCTTTCACCCTTGAAGGGGATCATCTGCCGGAGCCATCCCTGGAGCTGGGCCATTTCCTTCGCCAGGTCAGGGGAGTCGGCCCTCCAGGCGAGGTAGTGGAGATAGAGGGTGCCGAAACGCCGGCGGGCATCGATTCCCGACTGGCTTTCGGCGGCGAGGAACGAGACCGAGGCGGCCTGCGGCATGGCCTGGAGGTCGGCAAGGGGCTTGCCGTCCCTGCTCGCCTTCAGGACGTTGATCCGCCGGGCGAGGTGGATGGCGTACTGGGCGTAGAGCTCGTCCGGGGTGGCGGGGGAGAGCCCGGCGATGCCGGCGGCGAGCTGCCGGTCATAGGGGGCGAGGAAGCCGTCGCGGAACTGGCGGCAGAACTTCTCCTTCAGCGCCCGCTCCACCGTCGCGCTTTCGGTGAGACCGAAACGGGGGAGCCACCAGGCGCGGTTCCGCTCCTCCACCCGCAGGATTCCCTGCCGGAATGCGTCGAGGACCAGGAGGTCGTTCACCGGATCGCCGGCCAGGCGCGGGGTCCGCTCGAACTGGCGCGCGACCTCGCGGATGGTCGTCATGTTCTTCACGAAGGAGAAGGAGAGGAGGCCGCAGAGCGCCACGCCGAAGAGGAGCCACGAGACGAGCCCCAGGTTGCCGGTGACCGAGCGCCACTGGAGTGCCCGGCGGGTGGGGAAGAGGAGCCGCCGGTCCGCCGGCAGGACCCGGGCGAAGAAGTCGTGGAGAAAGAGGCCGCGGCTGGTGCCGGGGAGCGGCGTCCGTTCCGCCACCGGGGCGACGGTTTCGTCGAAGCGGGAGAAGGGGGTTCCCTCCTGGCGGCCGCTGGAAAAGAAGAGCCCCCGCAGGACCGGGGTCTCCTGGTAGGGGTTCTCGCGGAACGCCCCTTCCATAAAGGCAGCGAGGCCGGTGCCCAGATGGGCGAACTCCTCGGGGAAGAGGGCGAGGGAGGGACCCGCTTCCCGGGCTGCCGGCTGGTGGAGGAGCTGGAGCCGCAGGCTGCGGAGCCGTTCGGTCACCCCCTCCAGCGCCCGGGCGGTGAACGCCGCCACGTCGGTGGAGAGCTCGCGGTTGATCATCCCCATCGGCTGGCGCAGCGCCGCCTCGGGGATGAGGGAGGCGAAGCGGTCGATCCCCTGGATCAGGTCGCATTTGGTGACCAGCACGTAGATCGGAACCCGTATCCCGAGGGCCCGCATCAGCTCGTCCACCCGCCGCCGCATGGTCCGTCCCTCTTCGGCGAGAACCTCCTGGTCTCCCGCGAGGAGCCGGTCAGCTGCCACCGTGAGGATCAGGCCGTTCAGCGGCTCCCGGCGCCGGTGCTTGATCAGGAGCGCCAGGAGCTTCTGCCACTCGTCCCGGTCCTTCTCGCCGTCGATGGGGACGGAGTACCTGCCGGCGGTGTCGAGGACGATGGCCTCCTCGAAGAACCACCAGTCGCAGTTGCGGGTGCCGGAGAGCCCCGACTCCCGGTTGGCGTCGGCAAGGGGGGAGGCGAGGCGGGCGCTGGCGAGGCTCGTGCTCTTGCCGGATCCGCTCTCCCCGATGACGAGGTACCACGGCAGGACATAGAGCGGATTCCCCTGCCGCCGGAGGTGGGATCCCTTCAGGGTGGCGATCCCCTCCTTCCAGCGGTCCTGCAGCTGGGCGAGGTGCTCCCGCTCCCGGCCGGGCATGGCCCGGAGGACGCTGGTGTCCTGCGCGATCACCTCCTGGACGAAATTCTGTTCGCGGCGGCGGAGCATGAGCGCGCGGAGCAGGGCGATGCCGGCGCCGCCGGCGGCCAGCAGCAGGAGGAGGCAGAGGGCAACCCACCACGGCCAGTCGAGGGCGAGGACCACCCCGAACGCGAGGAGGCCGACGAGGAGCACCCCGCCGGCGATGAGGATCCATTTCATCGATTTGAGAGCCAGCTCTTTCATCTCAGTACGGCACCGTCCTTAGGAAATTGTCCCCCACGCCCGCGAGCGTGAAGCGGTAGACGAGGAAGAGGATGACGAAGAGGAGCGCCGGCGCCGCGAGGCAGACGGCGGCAAGGGGAGAAACGCGCGCGCCGCGGCGGGGAGGGGCCTGCGGCGGTGCCTCCGCCGGCCAGGCATCGGGAAAGAGCTCGGTCCGCTCCAGGGAGGGGAGGCCGACGGAACTCCCGACGAGAAGCTTCAGCTGGGCGGTCCTGATCTGGTCGAGCTGGTATTCGTCCCCCGGTTTGCAGTACCTGCCGGTGAAGCCGAGGGCCAGGCAGAGGTAGTAGACCTCGCGCACCTCCCGCTGGTGGAGGCCGAGCTGGTCGAGCCGGCGGAAGAACTCCTCCCCCGCTTCGGTGGTGTCGTGGTGGAGCCGCTGGAGCTGTTCCCGCAGCCAGAGCCCCTTTTCGTTCCATGAGGAGGAGAGGACCGCCTCGTCGATCCATGCGCAGACGGCGAAGCGGGCCAGCTCGAACTCGTCCCGGGGGATGTCCGCGCGGCGGGCGTTGGACTCGGCGGCGGCGAGGAGCAGGTCCACCTCTCGGCGGATGTCGCCGTAGGGGGGGTGGCGAAGTGCGGCGGTCCGGAGAAAGTGGGCGACGTAGGCCACAAGTTCGGTGAAGCAGTCGGTCAGGTGCATGCAGCTCCTCCCGTGGGGGCAGACGGAGTGGGCGAGCGGCCGCCGGCAGGCGGGTCCGCCGTGCCACGGAGGTGGGACAGGGGAGTGCCTGGCGAAAGGGCGCCGCCGGGATTCACGTCATGGTGTGCGATTGTTGGTGCAGGATTGCTGAAAGATGATTCCGCGAGGAATCTGCGAAGGCCGTCTCCCGTTGCGGGGGACGGAATTGATGGTCGCCTCCTGCGATACGTGCGGCGCAAGAGTAGAGGGAAGATGATTAAAAGTCAATAATAAAACTTAATGTTAATTTTACAAAATTAATAATTCGGAGTCACATCCGTGTGAAATCGTCGGAGGCCTCCATCACCTCGGGCATCCGGGAGAGTTCCGTCACGAGGCTGGCCGAGACGTCGTCGGCGGCCCAGGCAGTGGCGGTGCCCCAGCGGCGCCATCCTCCTCCATCCCGCAGGGAGCTCTGGGGCTTGTCCGGCGGCGGGGGCTGCGGCGTCGCGGGAGACGGGGGTTCGGCCGGTGCCGGCGCTTCCCCCTGCTTCGGCTCTTCGCCCGGTTTGAGGAACTTGTCGTCCAGGGTCTTGAAGGCCTTCTTGACCTCTTTTTCGGGGAAATAGACGTTCACCGTTATGAAGGCACAGGAGACGAGAAGCCCCGCCGCTCCCGCCGCCAGCCACCGAAGTACCGATGCGCTCATGTCAACCTCTCTCCTCTCTCCCCGCGACGGCGGGGAGTTTTACGGGGGATCTCCGTGTCAGGCATGGGCAAAGAATTCCCGGAAGGCGGCCACCGTCCGCTCGATGTCGGCGGCGGTCACGTCCAGATGGGTCACGAGGCGGATGCTCTCCCTCCCGGAGATGAGAATTTCCCGCTCCCGGAGGAAGGGGACGAGGCGATCGGCCGCGTCGGGTGCCAGGGAAACGAAGACCATGTTGGTCTGGACCTCCGCCGGGTCGATGGCGACTCCCGGGATCGATGCGAGCCCCTCCGCCAGGAGCCGGGCGTTGGCGTGGTCCTCGGCGAGCCGCGTCACGTGGGAGGTGAGGGCGACGATCCCCGCGGCGGCGAGGCTTCCGGCCTGGCGCATCCCCCCGCCCAGCACCTTGCGCCAGCGCCGGGCGGTCCCGATCAGCTGGCGGCTGCCGCAGAGAAGCGAGCCGACCGGCGCGCCGAGCCCCTTGGAGAGGCAGACGGAGACCGTGTCGAAGTGGCGGGAGATCTCCCGGACGTCGACCCCGAGCTTCACGGCGGCGTTGAAGATCCGGGCGCCGTCCAGGTGCAGGGCGAGCTCCCGCTCGCGGGCGAAGGCGGCGGCCCGGCCGAGGTAGTCGAGGGGGAGGACCGCGCCGGCGGTGGTGTTCTCCAGGCAGAGGAGGCGGGTGCGGGCGAAGTGGGGGTCGGTGGGCTTGATGGCCCGGGCCACCTTCGCGAGGTCGAGGGTGCCGTCGGGCTCGAAGTCCAGGGGCTGGGGCTGGATGCCGCCGAGGACCGCCGCCCCTCCTCCCTCGTAGCGGTAGCAGTGGGCCGTCTGGCCGGCGATGTACTCGTCACCCCGGCCGCAGTGGGAGAGGAGCGCCAGGAGGTTCGTCTGGGTGCCGCTGGCGGCGAAGAGGGCCGCCTCGGTGCCGAGCATCTCGGCTCCCAGGGCCTCCAGACGGTTGACGGTGGGATCCTCGCCGTAGACGTCGTCCCCCACGGGGGCGTCGGCCATGGCGGCCCGCATGGCGGGGGTCGGTCTCGTAACGGTGTCGCTGCGCAGGTCGATGATCTTCACGGATTCCCCTTATCTGCCCGGCGCGGGCCTGATCTCCCGGCCCGGGCTCACGAAGGATATTCCCTGTCCCGAGCGGGCGCCGATCATGATCGCCTCGACCACCGGCTCGCTCACCTCCTTCGGGGCTTCCCACCGGACGATGTAGTGGGCGCCAAAGCCGCCGGCGGTGTCCTGCTCCTTCAGGAAGAAGTTCGTGGACCCCTGGGGGGCGAGGGGGTGGGGAGCGGCAAGGGAGCGTTTGACGAGCCTGCCGTTGGAATCGTGGTAGTCGACCGCCGTGACGGTGATGACGCCGACCGGGTCGGTATTGCGGATGCTAAGGGTGGCCGCCAGGTTGAAGGGGAGCGCCCGGTCGCCGGTGTAGACGTGGGAGTAGACCGGCACGTAGAGGGTCTGCCCCCGGGAGAGTCGCGGCTCCGCCCCGACCGTAGCGGTGCAGAGAAACGTGAGGATCCCTGCCGCAACGAGCAGGCGACCGAATGATGTGATGCCCATGACACCTCCTGGATGGTGTGCTACCAGTGGCAGCTGCCGCCGCCGCGCTTTTCGAGGTACTGCTGGTGGTATTCCTCGGCCTGCCAGAAGGTGGCGGCCGCGGTGATCTCAGTGACGATGGGGCGGCTGTGGCGCCCCGACCGCTGCTCCCGCTCCCGGGACGCCGTGGCGGCCAGCTCCTGCCGGACGGAATGGCAGAAGATCGCCGAACGGTAGTTGGTGCCGACGTCGGGGCCCTGCCGGTTCAGCTGGGTCGGGTCGTGGCACCCCCAGAAGACCTCCAGGAGCTCGTCGTAGGAGAGCTGCGCCGGGTCGAAGGTCACCTCCACCGCTTCGGCGTGGCCGGTGGTCCTGGAGCAGACCTCCTCGTAGGTCGGGCGCTCCTTCCACCCTCCCGTGTACCCCACCCGGGTCGCGACGACCCCCTTCACGGCGCGAAACGCCGCCTCCACCCCCCAGAAGCATCCCGCCGCAAAGGTCGCCGTCTCACGCCGCTGCGCATCGTTCATGGTCCGTTCCTCCCCCGCTCCCTTTGTGTCCGCCTATAAACCATAGCCCCTCGGGGGGGGCCGGTCAAGGCGCGGGGGGGAGCCATTGCGGCGGGACGGCATCGCGCCACCCCAGCCGGTCGAACAGGGCGAGGAGTCCCGCATCGATGGGGGCGGAGATTGTGAATGCCCTCCCTGACGCGGGGTGGGGGAGGGTGAGCTCGGCGGCGTGGAGGAGGAGCCGGCCACACGCAAACTGCTCGCGGAAGAGGCGGTTGTGGCGTCCCTCGCCGTGGGTGGTGTCGCCGATGATCGGGTGGCGCAGGTGCTTCAGGTGGCGGCGGAGTTGGTGCCGGCGGCCGGTTTTTGGCTCCAGGAGCACCAGCGAGTAGCGGCTCGTGGGGTAGCGTCCCGTGGCGACGGGGAGCTCCGTCGCGGCCAGTCGCCGGTAGAGGGTCACCGCCTCCCGGGGGAGGCGGTTGGCGCCTTCCGTCCCGTCGAACCGGTCCGGTTCCTCCGTGAGCGGGTGGTCGATCACTCCGTCGTCGGGAACGATTCCCCGCGCCACCGCCAGGTACCGCTTGGCGACGGCTCCCGCGGCGAAGGCGTCGGTGAGGCTTCGCGCCGCCTCCGGCGTCAGGGCGAAGAGGAGGAGGCCGGAGGTCGGCTTGTCGAGGCGATGGACCGGGTAGACATGGCGCCGGAGAAGGTCGCGCACCTCCTGGAGGGCGAAGCGGGTCTCGTGGCGGTCGATGGGGCTGCGGTGGACGAGGAGTCCCGCCGGCTTGGCAACGGCGACCAGATGGTCGTCCCGGTGGAGGATGGCGATGGCCGGGGCGCTCATTCCTTCCCTCCGTCCGGGGAGGGGAGCAGTTCTGCCACGATCTCCAGGAACTGGGTCACGAGCCGGTAGGTGATCCCCCAGAGAACCGGCTTCTCCGCCACGGGAAGGCGGATGGCGGGGCGGACGAAGCTCTCGCTCCCGAAGCGAACCGTGGCGCTGGTGTGGCGACGCCGGTCGGCGAGGACGGCGAGGGGGACCCAGAAAGGGTCCCGCACCTCGGCGCCCGGCACCAGGCGAGGGGGAGCGTCGATGGCATAGACGAAGCAGGAGACGAGGACCGGCAGGTGGGCGCCGGTTATGTCGGAGAGCCGGCCGAGGAAGCGGGCGCCGGCCAGGTCGAGCCCCAGTTCTTCCCGCGTCTCCCGCTCGGCTGCGGCGCGGGTGGTGGCGTCGGCCGGCTCCACCTTTCCGCCGGGGAACCCCAGGTCGCCGGACCAGGGGTCGCCGTCATGGGCGGCCCGCTCGATGAACAGGACCGACGGAGAATCCGGGCCGGGGGCCAGCACCAGTGCCACCGCGGCGCGGGTGCGCCCCTCTGCCGGGATGATCTCCGGCTCCCGTGACGCCAAGCGCTCTGCCACCGCCTCCCACCATCCGCTTCCCTGCCGTCGTGTCGGTTCCATTGCTTCACCCTACCCCAGATCGGCGCCGGCGGCAACCCCGCCGCGGCTGGGCGGTTGTAATTTCGGCGCGTGTTGGGGTATCATGAATCCGATCTAACAGCCGGAAGGAGCGGTCATGACCCATCCCCCCTTTTCCCTCGCCCGCAGCATCGGCGCCACCCCCCTGGTGGAGCTGCGCCATCTCAACCCCAATCCCCGGGTCCGGATCCTCGCCAAGCTGGAGGGGAACAACGTCGGCGGCTCGGTGAAGGACCGCCCCGCCCTCTACATGCTCACCAAGGCGGAGGAAGGGGGGGAACTGACGTCGGAGAAGACGATCCTGGAGCCGACCTCGGGGAATACCGGCATTGCCCTCGCCATGCTCGGCACTGCCCGGGGATACCGGGTGAAGCTCGTGATGCCCGCCTGCGTCAGCCTGGAACGGCGGGCCGTCCTGGAAGCCTACGGCGCCGAGCTGGTCCTCTCCCCGGCGGAGGAGGCGACCGACGGGGCGATCCTCCTCGCCCACCGCATCCTCGGGGAGGAGCCCGACCGCTACTACATGCCGAACCAGTACGCCAACCCCCACAACCCCCTGGCCCACTACGAGACCACGGCACCCGAGATCGACCACGCCACCGGCGGAAGCATCGACTTCTTCGTGGCCGGCATGGGGACGGGTGGTACCCTGATGGGGGTGAGCCGCTACTTTCGGGAGAAGAAGCCGGGGGTGGGGATCGTGGGGGTGGAGCCGCGCCTCGGCCACCGGGTCCAGGGGCTCAAGAACATGCAGGAGGCGATCGTTCCCGCCATCTACGACCCCGCCGCCCTGGACCTCAAGCTGACGGTCCAGGATGAGCCGGCCTTCGAGACCGCCCGGGAGCTCGCGGGACGCGAGGGGCTCTTCGTCGGGATGTCGAGCGGCGCGGCGGTGGCCGGTGCTATCCAGGTGGCGACGGACGCCCCCGCCGGGAGCACCATCGTGGTCCTCCTCCCCGACCGGGGGGACCGCTACCTCAGCACCTCCCTCTTCCGCTCCGTCTGCGGCAACTGCCCCCCCTGACGGGGAGCTGGCCGGAACTACGCAAAAAGCCCGCGAAAGCGGGCTTTTGTCTTTGGGGAGCATCCCGGAGGGTCAGAGGCTTCGCAGGAACTCAAGGAGAGCGTCGTTGAACGCCCCCGGGTGCTCCAGATTCGCCATGTGCCCCGCCTGGGGGACGATGCAGAGCCGGCAGCCAGGGATGGCGGCGGCGATGGCCCGGGCGTTTTCCGGCGGAGCGGCCCGGTCCTCCGCGGCGCCGATGGCCAGCGCCGGAAGGGCGAAACCGCCGAGGAGCGGGGTGTAGTCCTTCCGTTCCCGCATGGCGAGGAGCCCGCCGGCGAGCCCCCGGGAGTCGGTCTCCGCCATCCAGCGGGAGACCTCGCCCACGAGCTTCGGCCGCTCCGTAAGGGAGGCGTCGGCGAAGAGGATGGTGCGGAAGGCGTCCACCACCACCTGGGGGCCGAGCCGCGTCACCTCCTGGGCGAGCTGGAGCCGCCGTGCCTTTCCCGCCTCGTCGTCGGCGGTGGCGCGGGTGGTGATGAAGACGGCGCCCCGAATCCTCTGCCGGTGGCGCTCCAGCAGGTTCATCAGGACGTAGCCTCCCATGGACATCCCGCCGATCACCGCTTCGCCGATGCCGAGGTGGTCGAGGAGTTCCGCCACGTCGTCGGCGAAGAGCTCCATGGAGTAGGGACCCTCGGGGGCGTCGCTCTCGCCGAAGCCACGGAGATCCGGCGCGATCACCCGGAACCCGGCGCCGGTGAGGGCCTGGATCTGGGGGTGCCACATCCGCCGGCAGAGGGGGAAGCCGTGGATCAGGAGCACCGCCGGCCCGCTGCCGTGGTCGTCGTATGCCATGGTGATGCCGTTGATGACTGCGCGCATGTTCGTCCTCCGCTGTCGTTGCTGGTCGATGAGAGATTTCAGTGCCGGGCGACCTGCAGGGTGAGCCACGCCACGAGCGCGTAGCGGGCAAGCTTTCCCGCCGTTACCAGGAGGGTAAAACGGCCGAAACCGACCCGCAGGACTCCCCCCACGAGGCACAAGGGGTCGCCGACCACCGGAAGCCAGGAAAAGAGGAGCGACCAGGCGCCGAAGCGGTCGTAGCGGAGCCGGGCCTTCCGTTCGGTCTCCTCGTCGATCCGCAGCACCCTCCGGACGAGGAACGGTCCGCCGAAGAGCCCGATGGCGTAGGTCGAGCAGGCCCCGAGCGTATTCCCCCCCGTGGCGACCGCCACGGTGAGGAAGGGGTCGTGCCGGGCCACGAGCATCGCCACCAGGAGCCACTCGGAGCCGAGCGGCACCAGGGTCGAGGCGAGGAAGCTCAGGGCGAAGAGGGCCGGCTGACCGTGACTGGCGAGAAACTGCTCCATGGGGGCCAAGGTACCGGAAGGAGGGGGGAAGTGTCAAAGGGTTTGGGGGAGTCCACTTTTTTCTCTGGGAGAGTCCTCTGCCCACTTCAGGACTTTCAATGGAAATGTGACAAAGTAGAATTAACCAAACGAGACTTTTTCTTGCGATATCGGCCGAGGTCTTCGGAATCGTTCGCCTCATCGTCGTCAGACGCTTTCTCGGATGCTGCGCTAAGAACACCATCAATACCTGACAGTGCACCAGGTGCTTTCACGGTGACAACGGAAGCTTTCTTCTTTCCTTTCCAGTTAAACCATCGTCCGGCGAACTGATCTGAACCCTCAAAGAAAACCAAATAGCTGCCGGTATTGAGCCCCTTCAGGAAGTACTTGCCGTCCTGGTCCGTGTGAGAGGTCCCGACCAATCCTTGTGTGAACGCGTTAAAGAGCTTCACTTCGTGGAATGCAATCCCCTTGTTCTCCTCGTCGGTCACAATACCGGAAATGCTCCCGCCACCGGGCAGGAGCAGTGCATCAATAGCAGTGATGTTTTCAGTGCCTGAAACGGGGATGGTGTCCGCGTGCACCATGTCTTCCCTGTCCTTATACCATTGCCTGATGAACCCCGAGTCGAGGGTGTCGAATTCGATCTTGTAGTTTCCGCCGGGGAGACCATTGATGACGAAGTTCGAGTTGAAACTTGTCCAGCTCCATGATGAGGAGACAACTTCACCGGTGATGGCATCGTACGCCCTTACCAGCACCGCTTCCGGCGATGGGCAGGAGTTGATCTTGATTGTCCCGGAGATGCTTCCTCCCCTGGCGAGGCTCGCGTCGATACCGGTCAATACATTTGGGGCGCTCACCGTCAGGGGGATTGCATCCACCCTGGTGCGTGCATCCTTGTACCAGGAGCTTAAATAACCACCCATGGCGGACCACCTGCCGTCGAATCGGACGTTGTAGGTGCCGCTCGGCAACCCGCTGAGTGTGTAGGTGCCGCGAAAATCGGTCGAAGTAATATCGGCCAGGTTGCCGGTAAGGGTATCATATGCCGCTACCTGTGCGTACCGCACCCCCGCGCCGTTAGTGCTGTCCGTTACCGTCCCTGAGATGCTTCCACCTTTCTCCAACGAAGCATCAATGCCGGTCGTTTCAGCGGCGGCTACCAAAACAGAGGTAGCTTTAGCCCTGTTCCGGGATGAGTTGTACCATTCATTTACGTATCCGGGGCTGCTGAAAAGTACCGCGTAAGGGCCCCTCTTCAGGCCGGTGAGGGTGTAAACGCCGGCAGCATCTGTAAACGCATAGTTGGCTTCAAGCGCCCCGACTTGTCCATACGCGGAGACATATACTCCCTCGATCCCTGCCCCAGTCGATTTGTCCGAAACTCTGCCGGAGATGCTTAACCCTTTTGTCATGGCTGCATCAATGCCGGTCAGCTCCAGCGGAGCCGTTATCGAAATGGGGATGGGCCTATCCGTGTCAGACGGCAAACTGTACCAGAGCGAAACATAACCCCACAAAGAGAAACGAATCTTAAATGAACCGTTTGGAAGCCCCTTGAGAGAATAAGAGCCGTCCGGCAGCGTGATGGTGCCGTAACCCCGGCGCGTTTTAGTATCCTCTGCGAAAACCATGACGCTACCGAGACCTGTTCCGGTATCCAGATTCGTCACCTTCCCCGAAATGCTTCCCCCCTTGAGCAGAGCTGCATCGATGCCGGTCTTTGCCTCAGGCTGGACAACGTGCACGATGTCCGAGCATGTCATGCCGGCTTTGTTGTTGAACCATTTACTCAAATAGCCGCTTGCATATTCGCTGAATTGGATTTTGTAATCTCCGCTGGTAAGTCCTGAGATGGTATATAGGCCATTTGCGTCGGTTACCGTGCCGTTGATCCACATGCCGGAGTTGCTGTCAATCGCGGTCACGTAGACGCCGGGAATGCCTGCGCCGGTTAGACTGTCGGTTACCGTGCCGGAGATGCTGCCCCCCTTGACCAATGCCGCGTTGATGCCGGTGGTTGCCTTGTTTGCAGTGACGACTACCTTCGTAGCAGCTTCCGTGCTCTCCTTACCGTCGTACTGACCTTCCCCCCATCATTCAGCCATTTGGAAGTTAGTGATTTGGCCTTGTTGGGGTAAAGAGTTGGCAAATTCTTCCGGCGTCAAATTGTTCAGCGAACTGTGCGGCCGGAATGTGTTGTAGTCCTTGCGCCATGCTTCGATCTTTTTTCTCGCGTCGTACAAGTCAATGAATACGTTCTCGTTGAGGCATTCCTCGCGCAGTTTGCCGTTGAAGCTTTCAATATAAGCGTTCTGTACCGGTTTCCCCGGCTGAATGAAGCGCAACCTTACTTTTTTCTCGTAAGCCCAGGCATCCATTGCCCTGCTTATGAATTCCGGACCGTTATCCACGGTGATGACCT contains:
- a CDS encoding type VI secretion protein IcmF/TssM N-terminal domain-containing protein, with product MKELALKSMKWILIAGGVLLVGLLAFGVVLALDWPWWVALCLLLLLAAGGAGIALLRALMLRRREQNFVQEVIAQDTSVLRAMPGREREHLAQLQDRWKEGIATLKGSHLRRQGNPLYVLPWYLVIGESGSGKSTSLASARLASPLADANRESGLSGTRNCDWWFFEEAIVLDTAGRYSVPIDGEKDRDEWQKLLALLIKHRRREPLNGLILTVAADRLLAGDQEVLAEEGRTMRRRVDELMRALGIRVPIYVLVTKCDLIQGIDRFASLIPEAALRQPMGMINRELSTDVAAFTARALEGVTERLRSLRLQLLHQPAAREAGPSLALFPEEFAHLGTGLAAFMEGAFRENPYQETPVLRGLFFSSGRQEGTPFSRFDETVAPVAERTPLPGTSRGLFLHDFFARVLPADRRLLFPTRRALQWRSVTGNLGLVSWLLFGVALCGLLSFSFVKNMTTIREVARQFERTPRLAGDPVNDLLVLDAFRQGILRVEERNRAWWLPRFGLTESATVERALKEKFCRQFRDGFLAPYDRQLAAGIAGLSPATPDELYAQYAIHLARRINVLKASRDGKPLADLQAMPQAASVSFLAAESQSGIDARRRFGTLYLHYLAWRADSPDLAKEMAQLQGWLRQMIPFKGESLAWLAPWVDRHAGLPAVTLAEFWGGSIPVAGERSVPPSFSRKGKEQLDGLVRELEAALGDQRLLAAPRQGLAAWHRNAALASWQGFAAAFPRGAERLRGSREWQQAATRMATDQGPYLTLLNRMAQELIPLVGKEGAPPFVAQLYALQTARAGTAAPGAVTRATDGGRHLIGTLGQKLGAEAMAKNIETPLATSRAWQEYQAALAAIAPAASSRQQAFQLASQTFGDDPATGKSPFYAGWNAAGRLKASVAGSSGDEVFWRLVTGPLDYLWAYVRRESASQLQTLWEEQVLAATLGMTPQQAGPILLGPDGLAWRFIKGPAAPFVRGTASGYAPRQTLGGALPLEGSLFAFLARGAQVQAGAAGRQPNYTVAIKGLPTDANAEARIKPHGTKLELQCAGQAQSLVNHNFPVGKTFYWSPDTCGDVILQIEAGDLILAKRYAGPQAFPDFLKEFAGGSRTFPAREFPGEKEALARMGITTIRVNYQFIGSGQVVKQGSAMAGATAPRQIARSW
- a CDS encoding DUF3124 domain-containing protein, producing the protein MGITSFGRLLVAAGILTFLCTATVGAEPRLSRGQTLYVPVYSHVYTGDRALPFNLAATLSIRNTDPVGVITVTAVDYHDSNGRLVKRSLAAPHPLAPQGSTNFFLKEQDTAGGFGAHYIVRWEAPKEVSEPVVEAIMIGARSGQGISFVSPGREIRPAPGR
- the icmH gene encoding type IVB secretion system protein IcmH/DotU, whose translation is MHLTDCFTELVAYVAHFLRTAALRHPPYGDIRREVDLLLAAAESNARRADIPRDEFELARFAVCAWIDEAVLSSSWNEKGLWLREQLQRLHHDTTEAGEEFFRRLDQLGLHQREVREVYYLCLALGFTGRYCKPGDEYQLDQIRTAQLKLLVGSSVGLPSLERTELFPDAWPAEAPPQAPPRRGARVSPLAAVCLAAPALLFVILFLVYRFTLAGVGDNFLRTVPY
- a CDS encoding NUDIX hydrolase gives rise to the protein MEPTRRQGSGWWEAVAERLASREPEIIPAEGRTRAAVALVLAPGPDSPSVLFIERAAHDGDPWSGDLGFPGGKVEPADATTRAAAERETREELGLDLAGARFLGRLSDITGAHLPVLVSCFVYAIDAPPRLVPGAEVRDPFWVPLAVLADRRRHTSATVRFGSESFVRPAIRLPVAEKPVLWGITYRLVTQFLEIVAELLPSPDGGKE
- a CDS encoding pseudouridine synthase encodes the protein MSAPAIAILHRDDHLVAVAKPAGLLVHRSPIDRHETRFALQEVRDLLRRHVYPVHRLDKPTSGLLLFALTPEAARSLTDAFAAGAVAKRYLAVARGIVPDDGVIDHPLTEEPDRFDGTEGANRLPREAVTLYRRLAATELPVATGRYPTSRYSLVLLEPKTGRRHQLRRHLKHLRHPIIGDTTHGEGRHNRLFREQFACGRLLLHAAELTLPHPASGRAFTISAPIDAGLLALFDRLGWRDAVPPQWLPPAP
- the ltaE gene encoding low-specificity L-threonine aldolase, whose product is MKIIDLRSDTVTRPTPAMRAAMADAPVGDDVYGEDPTVNRLEALGAEMLGTEAALFAASGTQTNLLALLSHCGRGDEYIAGQTAHCYRYEGGGAAVLGGIQPQPLDFEPDGTLDLAKVARAIKPTDPHFARTRLLCLENTTAGAVLPLDYLGRAAAFARERELALHLDGARIFNAAVKLGVDVREISRHFDTVSVCLSKGLGAPVGSLLCGSRQLIGTARRWRKVLGGGMRQAGSLAAAGIVALTSHVTRLAEDHANARLLAEGLASIPGVAIDPAEVQTNMVFVSLAPDAADRLVPFLREREILISGRESIRLVTHLDVTAADIERTVAAFREFFAHA
- the msrA gene encoding peptide-methionine (S)-S-oxide reductase MsrA — encoded protein: MNDAQRRETATFAAGCFWGVEAAFRAVKGVVATRVGYTGGWKERPTYEEVCSRTTGHAEAVEVTFDPAQLSYDELLEVFWGCHDPTQLNRQGPDVGTNYRSAIFCHSVRQELAATASREREQRSGRHSRPIVTEITAAATFWQAEEYHQQYLEKRGGGSCHW